A genomic window from Chthoniobacterales bacterium includes:
- a CDS encoding four helix bundle protein: MSEEQKRGFNFEKLDVWQRAQDLAAFIYDITAKFPPDERFGLSSQMRRAAISVSSNIAEGSSRSSRQDFARFVELAVGSLYELVSQGFIARKQEFIAEQDFQKLYAESDELIRMFSGLRKHLRS, from the coding sequence ATGTCAGAGGAACAAAAAAGAGGATTCAACTTTGAGAAGCTCGACGTCTGGCAACGGGCGCAAGATCTCGCGGCATTTATCTACGACATCACCGCAAAATTCCCACCGGATGAGAGGTTCGGGCTCAGCAGCCAAATGCGGCGTGCGGCAATCTCTGTCTCTTCCAACATTGCCGAGGGAAGCTCCCGGTCCTCGCGCCAGGATTTTGCGCGTTTCGTCGAGCTTGCCGTCGGCTCTCTCTACGAGCTTGTTAGCCAAGGGTTTATTGCTCGCAAGCAGGAGTTTATCGCTGAGCAGGACTTTCAGAAGCTCTATGCCGAATCCGACGAACTTATCCGCATGTTCAGCGGTCTGCGTAAGCACTTGCGCTCCTAG